The proteins below are encoded in one region of Fibrella aestuarina BUZ 2:
- a CDS encoding ABC transporter ATP-binding protein encodes MKLLYSYLRRYWGLLILALVLAAVNQVFSLLDPYIFRKIIDQYVVKPGGSLRDVNFWGFLEAGAGLLILQALGVAMVSRIAKNFQDYYVNVITQRLGAQLYTDGLRHSLDLPYQVFEDQRSGETLGKLQKVRTDVEKLIQSFVNVLFTSIVGIIFVMWYAATVYWPIAPAYFLTIPLLGFVSSLLSKKIKKVQQTIVAETTALAGSTTESLRNIELVKSLGLAQQETERLNSTTGKILKLELKKVRYIRSLSFIQGTFVNLLRNAIMLLMLFLVVQGDITVGEFFSLFIYSFAIFGPLQELGNIINIYRETEASLANYQQILDTPRDVRPAHPKNIGTLQKLAFADVHFKHLTASNPALDGITFDAEVGETIAFVGPSGSGKTTLVKLLVGLYPPLSGQILYNDVPGAEIDLDQLREQIGFVTQDTQLFAGTIRENLRFVAPNATDEQCLNALHQAAADSLLARAPQGLDTVIGEGGVKVSGGEKQRLSIARALLRNPSLLVFDEATSALDSLTEEEITNTVRKLSGLHQHITILIAHRLSTILHADRIFVLERGHIAEQGRHEELLAQKGLYYAMWRQQIGERKGGTATPIPQPKDGVLTQA; translated from the coding sequence ATGAAACTACTCTACTCGTATTTGCGCCGCTATTGGGGCCTGCTGATTCTGGCGCTGGTGCTGGCGGCGGTCAATCAGGTATTCTCGCTGCTTGACCCGTACATTTTTCGCAAAATCATTGACCAGTACGTGGTGAAGCCTGGTGGTTCGCTACGGGACGTCAATTTCTGGGGCTTCCTCGAAGCAGGGGCGGGCTTGCTGATTTTGCAGGCACTGGGCGTGGCAATGGTCAGCCGGATTGCCAAGAATTTTCAGGACTACTACGTCAACGTGATCACGCAGCGGCTGGGTGCCCAACTCTACACCGACGGCCTGCGGCACTCGCTCGATTTGCCCTATCAGGTGTTTGAAGACCAGCGGTCGGGCGAAACGCTGGGTAAACTCCAGAAGGTCCGCACCGACGTGGAGAAGCTCATCCAGTCGTTTGTCAACGTGCTCTTTACGTCCATCGTGGGCATCATCTTCGTGATGTGGTACGCCGCCACGGTCTACTGGCCCATCGCCCCGGCCTACTTCCTGACCATTCCGCTGCTGGGCTTTGTGAGTTCGTTGCTGAGCAAAAAAATCAAGAAAGTACAGCAGACGATTGTAGCCGAAACCACCGCGCTGGCCGGATCAACCACCGAAAGCCTGCGGAACATCGAACTGGTGAAGAGCCTCGGGCTGGCGCAGCAGGAAACCGAACGGCTCAACAGCACGACGGGCAAGATTCTGAAGCTCGAACTGAAAAAGGTGCGCTACATCCGGTCGCTGTCGTTTATTCAGGGCACGTTCGTCAACCTGCTCCGCAACGCCATCATGCTGTTGATGCTGTTCCTGGTGGTGCAGGGCGACATCACGGTGGGTGAATTCTTCTCGTTGTTCATCTACTCGTTTGCCATCTTCGGGCCACTGCAGGAGCTGGGTAACATCATCAATATCTACCGCGAAACGGAAGCCTCGCTGGCCAATTACCAGCAGATCCTCGACACGCCCCGCGACGTACGCCCCGCCCACCCGAAAAACATCGGTACGCTGCAAAAACTGGCCTTCGCCGACGTGCATTTCAAACACCTGACGGCCAGCAACCCCGCCCTCGACGGCATCACGTTCGACGCCGAAGTGGGCGAAACCATCGCGTTTGTCGGGCCGAGCGGTAGCGGAAAAACCACGCTGGTGAAGCTACTGGTGGGCCTGTACCCGCCGCTGAGCGGTCAGATTCTGTACAACGACGTACCTGGCGCCGAGATCGACCTTGACCAACTGCGCGAACAGATCGGTTTCGTCACGCAGGATACTCAGCTTTTTGCCGGCACCATCCGCGAAAACCTGCGCTTCGTGGCACCCAACGCGACGGACGAACAGTGTCTTAACGCCCTGCATCAGGCCGCGGCCGACTCGCTGCTGGCCCGTGCGCCACAGGGGCTCGACACGGTCATTGGTGAAGGTGGCGTGAAGGTATCGGGCGGCGAAAAACAGCGCCTGAGCATTGCCCGTGCGTTGTTGCGGAACCCGTCGCTGCTGGTCTTCGATGAGGCCACGTCGGCCCTCGACTCGCTCACGGAAGAAGAAATTACCAACACCGTCCGGAAGCTGTCGGGCCTGCACCAGCACATTACCATCCTGATCGCGCACCGCCTCAGCACCATCCTGCACGCCGACCGCATTTTCGTGCTCGAACGCGGCCATATTGCCGAGCAGGGACGCCACGAGGAATTGCTGGCGCAGAAAGGCCTGTATTACGCCATGTGGCGGCAGCAGATCGGCGAGCGCAAGGGCGGTACGGCTACCCCAATACCCCAACCGAAAGACGGCGTGCTCACACAGGCATAG
- a CDS encoding TatD family hydrolase, translated as MISLIDTHAHSYDEKFDADRMVDGQPQGTRDDMLQRAFAEGISEIWMPNCAAETVSGMMALAHQYPNRCLPMMGLHPTYVSETVETELAFVEQQLAQTNFLAVGEIGLDFYWDMTFVPQQFMAFETQLRWAAERGLFVSLHTRSGHDRNAMLEAADLIDKLALPGLRGIFHCFVGTLDEAHRAIEMGFLLGIGGVATFKNGGLDKVIPHIGLEHLVLETDAPYLAPIPFRGKRNEPAYTRYVAGRVAELLGTSVEEVAQATTDNALRLKNSNRPMPV; from the coding sequence ATGATTTCGCTGATTGATACACACGCGCACAGTTACGACGAGAAATTTGACGCCGACCGGATGGTGGATGGCCAACCGCAGGGCACCCGCGACGATATGTTGCAACGCGCTTTTGCGGAGGGCATTTCGGAAATATGGATGCCCAACTGCGCCGCCGAGACCGTATCTGGCATGATGGCCCTCGCCCACCAATATCCCAACCGCTGCCTGCCCATGATGGGCCTGCACCCGACCTACGTGAGCGAGACGGTCGAAACGGAATTGGCCTTTGTGGAGCAACAACTGGCGCAGACCAACTTCCTGGCCGTCGGCGAGATCGGGCTGGATTTCTATTGGGATATGACCTTCGTACCGCAGCAGTTCATGGCGTTTGAAACGCAACTCCGCTGGGCCGCCGAGCGCGGCCTGTTTGTGTCGCTGCACACGCGGTCGGGGCACGACCGCAATGCCATGCTGGAAGCCGCCGATCTGATTGACAAACTGGCGCTGCCGGGCCTGCGGGGCATTTTCCATTGTTTCGTCGGTACGCTCGACGAAGCCCACCGTGCCATCGAGATGGGCTTTCTGCTCGGTATTGGCGGCGTTGCTACCTTCAAGAATGGTGGGCTCGACAAGGTGATTCCGCACATTGGCCTCGAGCATCTGGTGCTCGAAACCGACGCGCCTTACCTCGCCCCCATCCCGTTCCGGGGCAAACGCAACGAACCCGCCTACACACGTTACGTGGCCGGGCGCGTGGCCGAGTTGCTGGGTACGTCGGTCGAAGAGGTAGCCCAGGCAACGACGGACAATGCGCTTCGCCTGAAGAACAGCAACCGGCCTATGCCTGTGTGA
- a CDS encoding glycosyltransferase, with product MSEPALPFVSVLVAARNEADTLGDCLTALTRLDYPTDRYEVLVGNDQSTDETAFVALRFVAGHPHVHLIDVRPQPTDVPARLNGKANVLAQLAQQARGELLCITDADVRVPPSWLTGLLAEFGPDTGIVTGTTLVQGTSFWARLQAIDWLLAFGLIQLATYLRLPLTGSGNNMAVRRVAYDAVGGFAGPPFSVVEDYTLFQAIVAKGYRHAHRLRPDVLAETLPTPTLGTYLQQRKRWMQGAFSLPIPLLGGVLFQYLLVPILLAVALFAPKTALCIYGAKWLFQTGVAFWTLHRTGQGHRWPDLFLYEPCQIGLGTLSFLYYLLPIPIRWKGRAYS from the coding sequence ATGTCTGAGCCTGCCCTGCCGTTTGTGTCGGTACTGGTGGCAGCTCGCAACGAAGCCGATACACTGGGCGACTGCCTGACGGCCCTGACCCGCCTCGACTACCCCACCGACCGCTACGAAGTGCTGGTTGGCAACGACCAATCGACCGACGAAACGGCGTTCGTGGCTCTTCGTTTCGTCGCGGGCCACCCACACGTTCACCTGATCGACGTCCGGCCCCAGCCAACGGACGTTCCGGCCCGGCTCAACGGCAAAGCCAACGTGCTGGCCCAACTGGCCCAACAGGCGCGGGGCGAGCTGCTGTGCATCACCGATGCCGACGTGCGGGTGCCGCCCTCCTGGCTGACGGGCCTGCTGGCCGAGTTTGGCCCGGATACAGGCATCGTCACGGGCACGACGCTGGTGCAGGGAACAAGCTTTTGGGCTCGACTACAAGCCATCGACTGGCTGCTGGCGTTTGGCCTTATCCAACTGGCCACGTACCTGCGCCTACCCCTCACCGGGTCGGGCAACAACATGGCCGTGCGGCGGGTAGCCTACGACGCTGTGGGTGGGTTTGCGGGGCCTCCGTTTTCGGTGGTGGAAGATTACACGCTTTTTCAGGCCATTGTGGCCAAAGGCTACAGGCATGCCCATCGCCTCCGCCCCGACGTGCTGGCCGAAACGCTGCCGACGCCCACGCTGGGTACGTACCTGCAACAGCGCAAACGCTGGATGCAGGGCGCTTTTTCGTTGCCGATCCCGCTGCTGGGTGGCGTCCTGTTTCAATACCTGCTCGTGCCGATCCTGCTGGCTGTCGCCTTATTTGCCCCCAAAACAGCCCTGTGCATTTATGGGGCGAAGTGGCTGTTCCAGACAGGCGTGGCTTTCTGGACCCTACACCGTACCGGGCAAGGCCACCGCTGGCCCGACTTGTTCCTCTACGAGCCCTGCCAGATCGGGCTGGGTACGTTGTCGTTTCTCTACTACCTCCTCCCCATCCCCATACGCTGGAAAGGGAGAGCGTATAGTTGA
- a CDS encoding polysaccharide deacetylase family protein — protein sequence MSLFLHKSNFLFRTVYPDFWWRLDADPAEPTIYLTFDDGPIPGVTEFVLDQLEQYAAQATFFCIGDNVGKHRDVFYKIIEAGHLIGNHTFNHLNGWKTHDDVYWANIRKCQRQLGIPTPLFRPPYGKIKKSQAAGIRADLTVVMWDVLTGDFDRTLAKETVLQKSIQYTEPGSIVVFHDSIKAWPNLHYVLPRYLDEFARLGYQFKALPIDLPITPLPTRPPAYV from the coding sequence ATGTCCCTGTTTCTGCATAAATCGAACTTCCTGTTTCGCACAGTCTACCCCGATTTCTGGTGGCGGCTCGACGCGGACCCGGCCGAACCGACGATTTATCTGACGTTCGACGATGGCCCCATTCCGGGCGTAACGGAGTTTGTGCTCGATCAGTTGGAGCAGTATGCGGCGCAGGCTACGTTTTTCTGCATCGGCGACAATGTGGGTAAGCACCGGGACGTGTTTTACAAAATCATCGAAGCGGGCCACCTCATCGGCAATCACACGTTTAACCACCTCAACGGCTGGAAAACCCACGATGACGTGTATTGGGCCAACATCCGTAAGTGCCAGCGGCAACTGGGTATTCCGACGCCCCTCTTCCGCCCTCCCTACGGAAAGATCAAAAAAAGCCAAGCGGCAGGTATCCGGGCCGACCTGACGGTGGTGATGTGGGACGTGCTCACCGGCGATTTCGACCGTACGCTGGCGAAAGAAACGGTGCTGCAAAAGAGCATCCAGTACACCGAGCCGGGGTCGATCGTGGTGTTTCACGACAGCATAAAGGCGTGGCCGAACCTGCACTACGTTTTGCCCCGCTACCTGGATGAATTTGCCCGTTTAGGGTATCAATTCAAGGCGCTGCCCATCGACCTGCCCATCACGCCGCTGCCGACCCGCCCACCGGCTTATGTCTGA
- a CDS encoding glycosyltransferase — protein MIWFLWALAGTYALGTLWLFWGWQWLPMPTAASNDPASLPSLTVVIPVRNEAANLPNLLADLNQQTYRNFEVIVADDASTDATVTLAQTFAQTAPYPLTVLALADDPTVASPKKRAIAQSIERATGTLIVTTDGDCRVGPRWLNTIARFQARSGAKLVSGPVTFTTDRSVFGSLQTVEFASLIGAGAATMAHARPTMCNGANLCYQKAVFRDVGGFSGIDQVASGDDELLMHKIAAQYPGGVRFLKDRDAIVETAAHASLIAFYRQRKRWAGKWRTYTSLFPTMLAVVVFLCNLTPLLALAGWALGTVSADAALAVILLKIVPEWLFLVSVLLFLRKRSALWWIPATQLIYPFYVVFFGLAAQQPGVIWKGRRLQ, from the coding sequence ATGATCTGGTTTCTGTGGGCGTTGGCGGGTACGTATGCGCTTGGTACATTGTGGTTGTTTTGGGGTTGGCAATGGCTGCCCATGCCAACGGCGGCATCCAACGACCCCGCCTCACTTCCATCACTGACGGTGGTGATTCCGGTGCGGAACGAAGCGGCCAACCTGCCCAATCTGCTGGCCGACCTGAACCAGCAGACCTACCGAAACTTTGAGGTCATCGTTGCCGACGATGCCTCGACCGACGCGACCGTTACCCTCGCCCAGACCTTTGCTCAAACGGCTCCTTACCCGCTCACGGTATTGGCACTGGCCGACGACCCCACGGTAGCCTCGCCCAAAAAACGGGCCATCGCCCAGAGCATCGAGCGGGCCACGGGTACGTTGATCGTCACGACCGACGGCGACTGCCGGGTAGGCCCGCGCTGGCTCAACACAATCGCCCGGTTTCAGGCACGGAGCGGGGCCAAACTCGTGAGCGGGCCCGTCACGTTTACAACCGATCGCTCCGTTTTTGGCTCTTTACAAACGGTGGAATTTGCCTCGCTGATTGGGGCTGGCGCGGCCACGATGGCCCACGCCCGGCCCACCATGTGCAACGGCGCTAACCTTTGCTACCAGAAAGCGGTTTTTCGGGACGTGGGTGGGTTTTCGGGCATCGATCAGGTGGCGTCAGGCGATGATGAACTGCTGATGCACAAGATCGCAGCGCAGTATCCCGGTGGCGTGCGGTTCCTGAAAGACCGGGACGCGATCGTCGAGACGGCGGCGCATGCGTCACTCATTGCCTTCTACCGGCAGCGCAAACGATGGGCGGGCAAGTGGCGCACGTATACCTCGCTGTTCCCGACGATGCTGGCGGTAGTTGTTTTTTTGTGTAATCTCACGCCGCTGTTGGCACTGGCCGGCTGGGCGTTGGGGACTGTTTCAGCAGACGCGGCGTTGGCTGTTATTCTGCTGAAGATTGTCCCCGAATGGTTGTTTCTGGTGTCGGTCCTACTCTTTTTGCGGAAACGATCGGCCCTGTGGTGGATACCCGCCACGCAATTGATTTACCCGTTTTACGTCGTCTTTTTCGGCCTCGCCGCCCAGCAACCCGGCGTTATCTGGAAAGGCAGACGGCTACAGTAA
- a CDS encoding pyridoxamine 5'-phosphate oxidase family protein encodes MQAQAAPQLKAHELDTLREKINDIRITMMTTQEPNGDFHTRPMATHEMDPDGSLWFFAYDDSNKVREIGRNSRVALGYSDPGPETYVSLSGRAEVSKDRAKIDELWNDGLKTWFPNGKDDPRICLIKVNAHAGEYWDRPGGKMMTLFEMAKGALTGQPDSSGRNEKLGDEPR; translated from the coding sequence ATGCAGGCACAGGCAGCTCCCCAACTGAAGGCTCACGAACTGGATACCCTTCGGGAAAAAATCAACGACATCCGCATTACGATGATGACCACGCAGGAGCCCAACGGTGATTTTCACACGCGCCCCATGGCGACCCACGAAATGGACCCCGACGGCTCGCTGTGGTTTTTCGCCTACGACGACAGCAACAAAGTTCGGGAGATCGGTCGGAACAGCCGGGTGGCCCTTGGCTATTCCGACCCCGGCCCTGAAACCTACGTATCGCTATCAGGCCGGGCCGAAGTCTCGAAAGACAGGGCCAAGATCGACGAACTCTGGAACGATGGCCTTAAAACGTGGTTCCCGAATGGCAAAGACGACCCCCGCATTTGCCTGATCAAAGTAAACGCGCACGCTGGCGAATACTGGGACCGTCCCGGCGGAAAGATGATGACCCTGTTTGAGATGGCCAAAGGCGCACTGACGGGCCAACCCGATTCGTCGGGACGGAATGAAAAGCTGGGCGACGAGCCTCGATAA
- a CDS encoding GAF domain-containing protein has translation MTTTNIQPILDALTSTGTAPDWTATLNQILQAFDCTTGTIHRLDPETGLLTLVAYAGMPEFLLPKISQIPIGKGMAGIAAERREAVQLCNLQTDESGVARPAARDTKVEGSIALPLLLDGTLYGTLGIAKPVPYDFPAEEIAALEQIGDAMSRALA, from the coding sequence ATGACAACCACGAACATTCAGCCCATACTCGACGCGCTGACATCGACCGGCACCGCCCCCGACTGGACGGCTACCCTCAATCAGATTCTCCAGGCGTTCGATTGCACCACCGGCACCATCCACCGCCTCGACCCCGAAACGGGGCTGCTCACGCTGGTGGCCTACGCCGGGATGCCCGAGTTTTTACTGCCCAAAATCAGCCAGATTCCGATTGGCAAAGGCATGGCCGGTATTGCCGCCGAACGCCGCGAAGCTGTGCAGCTCTGCAACCTGCAAACCGACGAATCGGGTGTGGCTCGGCCCGCCGCCCGCGACACTAAAGTGGAAGGCTCCATTGCCCTGCCCCTGCTGCTCGACGGCACGCTGTATGGCACACTCGGCATCGCCAAACCCGTTCCGTATGACTTCCCCGCGGAGGAGATAGCTGCTTTGGAACAGATTGGCGATGCCATGAGCCGCGCCCTCGCCTAA
- the moaA gene encoding GTP 3',8-cyclase MoaA, protein MLFDNHNRPITYLRLAVTDRCNLRCFYCMPESGIKYLPKHQVLTYEEMERIVAVLARMGVSKVRLTGGEPFVRAGLMPFMERLAATPGLSELHMTTNGVLTAPHVAEMARLGMKSVNLSLDSLDRARFHEITRRDELPAVLGTLAKLLDHNIRVKINAVVMDGKNIDDLYPLAELARTQPIDVRFIEEMPFNGEGNHYPKLTWTHQRILQELRTFYPDLQALPAEPHATAAVYQAPGHVGTLGVIAAYTRTFCGSCNRIRLTAQGTLKTCLYDNGVLDVRALLRSGATDADLTATFLKAFAHRPKNGFEAEANRPEVSESMATIGG, encoded by the coding sequence ATGCTCTTCGATAATCACAATCGCCCAATTACGTACCTGCGGCTGGCCGTCACCGACCGCTGCAACCTGCGCTGTTTCTATTGCATGCCCGAGTCGGGGATTAAGTACCTGCCTAAACACCAGGTGCTGACCTACGAGGAGATGGAACGGATTGTGGCGGTGCTGGCCCGGATGGGCGTGTCGAAGGTGCGGCTGACGGGTGGCGAACCGTTTGTGCGGGCTGGCCTGATGCCGTTTATGGAGCGCCTCGCCGCCACGCCCGGTCTGAGCGAGCTGCACATGACTACCAACGGCGTGCTGACGGCACCGCACGTGGCCGAGATGGCCCGCCTGGGTATGAAATCGGTGAATCTGAGCCTCGACAGCCTCGACCGGGCGCGTTTCCACGAGATCACCCGCCGTGATGAGTTGCCCGCCGTGCTGGGTACGTTGGCTAAGCTGCTGGATCATAACATCCGGGTGAAGATCAACGCCGTGGTGATGGATGGCAAAAACATCGATGACTTGTACCCGCTGGCCGAACTGGCCCGCACGCAGCCGATCGACGTTCGGTTTATCGAAGAAATGCCGTTCAATGGGGAGGGTAACCACTACCCCAAACTGACCTGGACGCATCAGCGCATTTTACAGGAACTGCGCACGTTTTACCCGGACTTACAAGCGCTACCCGCCGAACCCCACGCGACGGCAGCGGTGTATCAGGCACCGGGCCATGTGGGTACGTTGGGCGTGATTGCCGCTTACACGCGTACCTTCTGCGGCTCCTGCAACCGCATCCGCCTGACGGCACAGGGTACCCTCAAAACTTGCCTGTACGACAACGGCGTACTCGACGTACGGGCCTTACTCCGCTCCGGCGCAACCGACGCCGACCTGACAGCGACCTTCCTGAAAGCCTTTGCGCACCGCCCCAAAAACGGCTTCGAAGCCGAAGCCAACCGCCCTGAAGTGAGCGAATCCATGGCTACGATTGGAGGTTAA
- a CDS encoding type 1 glutamine amidotransferase domain-containing protein, with product MENRQDDGSVEKKIAILLTDGFEQVEMTEPRKALEAAGFQTHLISPKQGEVKGWDETEWGDTFPTDLPLDGADPAQYDALLLPGGVINPDSLRQEPKAVKFVQHFFEAKKPVAAICHAPIMLIEADVVRGKEITSFPSIKTDLRNAGANWVDREVVTDGNLITSRNPHDIPAFNQAFINVLKEGKRAGVGEMS from the coding sequence ATGGAAAATCGACAAGACGACGGAAGCGTTGAAAAAAAGATTGCGATTCTGCTCACCGACGGGTTCGAGCAGGTCGAAATGACCGAACCCCGCAAAGCCCTGGAAGCCGCTGGCTTTCAGACGCACCTGATCTCGCCCAAACAGGGCGAGGTAAAGGGCTGGGATGAAACCGAATGGGGCGACACCTTCCCGACCGACCTGCCCCTCGACGGTGCTGACCCGGCTCAATACGATGCGCTGCTGCTCCCCGGTGGCGTCATCAACCCCGACAGCCTGCGGCAGGAGCCCAAAGCGGTGAAGTTTGTGCAGCATTTCTTCGAGGCGAAGAAGCCCGTAGCCGCCATTTGCCACGCGCCCATTATGCTGATCGAAGCCGACGTGGTGCGCGGGAAAGAAATTACGTCATTCCCCAGCATCAAAACCGACCTGCGCAACGCCGGTGCTAACTGGGTCGACCGCGAAGTGGTGACGGATGGCAACCTGATCACCAGCCGTAACCCCCACGACATCCCGGCCTTCAACCAGGCCTTCATCAACGTCCTGAAAGAAGGCAAACGCGCCGGCGTAGGCGAGATGAGTTAA
- a CDS encoding Gfo/Idh/MocA family protein — protein MQQIAMLGGGFIGRFYAESLQGQRSRDKVVAIYARREETAQQFAADYGCTFQSTDMEAVIAHPDVTMVCIALPNNLHAPAVELCAKHKKNVVCTKPLGRTAAEALHMMQLVEEAGIFGGYLEDLCYSPKFLKALDTVKNGALGRILWAKSRETHPGPHSNWFWDKEQAGGGCMLDLGCHCVEIARNFIGKDIRPVEVMCWAATQVKPIDAEDHAIALVKYENGAIGQFEVSWTFRGGMDLRDEVMGTEGTIWINNFLRTGFEMFTTGKASDYVAEKAESNAGWLFPVGDEVNDLGYNHMFTDMFSACEAGREPAETFYDGYVVNAILDAAYKSAETKQWEPVQLPVWRGQEGVEQASNLVDYDADHYLIKEEMTHYGKKKLILKEKATGQIIEREVS, from the coding sequence ATGCAACAAATTGCCATGCTCGGCGGCGGCTTCATTGGCCGCTTCTACGCCGAATCCTTACAGGGCCAGCGCAGCCGCGACAAGGTGGTGGCCATTTATGCCCGCCGCGAAGAAACAGCGCAGCAGTTTGCCGCCGATTACGGCTGTACGTTCCAGTCGACGGATATGGAGGCCGTCATCGCCCATCCCGACGTGACGATGGTGTGCATTGCCCTGCCCAACAACCTGCACGCACCCGCCGTTGAACTCTGCGCCAAACACAAAAAGAACGTCGTCTGTACCAAGCCGTTGGGCCGCACCGCCGCCGAAGCCCTCCACATGATGCAGTTGGTCGAAGAAGCGGGCATTTTTGGCGGTTACCTCGAAGATCTCTGCTACTCGCCTAAGTTCCTGAAGGCCCTCGATACCGTTAAAAATGGGGCGTTGGGCCGAATTCTCTGGGCCAAATCGCGCGAGACCCACCCCGGCCCTCACTCCAACTGGTTCTGGGACAAAGAGCAGGCGGGCGGCGGTTGCATGCTCGATCTGGGTTGCCACTGCGTCGAAATCGCCCGCAATTTCATCGGGAAAGACATCCGGCCCGTCGAGGTGATGTGCTGGGCGGCCACGCAGGTAAAACCCATCGACGCCGAAGACCACGCCATCGCGCTGGTGAAATATGAAAACGGCGCTATCGGTCAGTTTGAAGTGAGCTGGACGTTCCGGGGCGGTATGGACCTGCGCGACGAAGTGATGGGCACCGAAGGCACCATCTGGATCAACAACTTCCTGCGCACCGGCTTCGAGATGTTCACGACCGGCAAAGCAAGCGACTACGTAGCCGAAAAAGCCGAAAGCAACGCGGGCTGGCTCTTCCCCGTCGGCGATGAAGTGAACGACCTGGGCTACAACCACATGTTTACCGACATGTTCAGCGCCTGCGAGGCCGGTCGCGAACCCGCCGAAACCTTCTACGATGGATACGTGGTGAACGCCATTCTCGACGCGGCCTATAAATCGGCCGAAACGAAGCAATGGGAGCCGGTGCAGCTACCCGTGTGGCGCGGGCAGGAAGGCGTGGAGCAGGCCAGCAACCTCGTCGACTACGACGCCGACCATTACCTGATCAAAGAAGAAATGACCCATTACGGCAAGAAGAAGCTCATCCTGAAAGAGAAAGCCACGGGCCAGATTATCGAGCGGGAAGTATCGTAA
- the pnuC gene encoding nicotinamide riboside transporter PnuC translates to MPAFFDINTIFFTLWGYPMSYLEFFGVVIGGVAVWLSAQANVWSWPVGAVSVALFFFLFYQIQLYPDMGLQVFFFVTNIQGWWRWTHPKPGEENRQDELRVTRMPPRQALTWVLLGLLGTLALGTFAQNLHTLLPVVFSQPSAFPYIDSFTTVMSVVATYMMVQKRVECWYVWLVVDIILTYVYFAKGVKLVAAEYVIFCGIAVQGAYLWTKEYRQYQ, encoded by the coding sequence ATGCCTGCTTTCTTCGACATCAACACCATCTTTTTTACCCTGTGGGGCTACCCCATGAGTTACCTCGAATTTTTTGGGGTGGTGATTGGCGGTGTGGCCGTCTGGTTGTCGGCGCAGGCCAATGTCTGGAGCTGGCCGGTGGGAGCGGTGAGCGTGGCCCTGTTTTTCTTTCTTTTCTACCAGATTCAGTTGTACCCCGACATGGGCCTGCAGGTGTTTTTCTTCGTGACGAATATCCAGGGCTGGTGGCGCTGGACGCACCCCAAACCGGGCGAAGAAAACCGGCAGGACGAACTGCGCGTGACCCGGATGCCACCCCGGCAGGCGCTGACTTGGGTGCTGCTGGGACTACTGGGTACGTTGGCGCTGGGTACGTTCGCCCAAAACCTGCACACGCTGTTGCCGGTGGTGTTCAGCCAGCCCAGCGCGTTCCCCTACATCGACTCGTTTACGACGGTGATGAGCGTGGTGGCCACCTACATGATGGTGCAGAAACGGGTCGAGTGCTGGTATGTCTGGCTGGTGGTCGATATCATCCTGACCTATGTGTATTTTGCCAAGGGCGTGAAGCTGGTGGCCGCCGAATACGTGATTTTCTGCGGGATTGCTGTGCAGGGCGCGTATTTGTGGACGAAAGAATACCGACAATACCAATGA
- a CDS encoding adenylyltransferase/cytidyltransferase family protein: protein MTTGLVFGKFMPVHNGHLALIEFARQQCDHLIVSMSYTPDDPIPPDLRLTWLKSLLGTYPTIELACEADDFHDPTLPLWEATKTWAAFINRRFPTVSVFFASEAYGEPLAHHSGLRFVAFDPARQRVPVSATQIRANPAAYWDYIPAVVQPYFGRQPI, encoded by the coding sequence ATGACGACGGGACTGGTTTTTGGCAAGTTCATGCCGGTACATAACGGCCATCTGGCCCTGATCGAGTTTGCCCGGCAGCAGTGCGATCATCTGATCGTGTCGATGAGCTACACGCCCGACGACCCCATCCCGCCCGATCTGCGGTTGACGTGGCTGAAGAGCCTGCTGGGTACGTACCCAACGATCGAACTGGCCTGCGAAGCCGACGATTTTCACGACCCGACGCTCCCGCTCTGGGAGGCCACCAAAACGTGGGCCGCGTTCATCAACCGCCGTTTCCCGACGGTATCGGTCTTTTTTGCGTCGGAAGCTTACGGCGAACCGTTGGCTCACCATAGCGGACTGCGCTTTGTGGCGTTCGATCCGGCCCGGCAGCGGGTACCGGTGTCGGCTACCCAGATTCGAGCCAATCCGGCTGCGTACTGGGATTATATTCCGGCCGTTGTGCAGCCGTATTTCGGTCGTCAACCCATATAA